A single genomic interval of Oryza sativa Japonica Group chromosome 7, ASM3414082v1 harbors:
- the LOC4343629 gene encoding probable protein phosphatase 2C 64, whose translation MGNCVARSGTAVDAGGDGGEDGKRRRRRWKAPREDQLGMVPGRIFSNDGRSRTATVYTQQGRKGINQDAMLVWDGFGGEDDGVLCGVFDGHGPHGHVVARRVRDSLPLRLMSAARDSGADMPAAAWRKAFARAYKAMDKDLRSHPSLDCFCSGSTAVTVLKLGSDLYMANIGDSRAVLGSREATGGGMVAVQLTVDLKPDVPSEAERIKKCRGRVFALQDEPEVPRVWLPFDDAPGLAMARAFGDFCLKDYGVISVPEFFHWSLTEKDQFVILASDGVWDVLSNQEAVDIVSASPSRSKAAKSLVEAATREWKTKYPTSKIDDCAVVCLYLDGKMDHERDSTASLDNISIEEGSVADPNEPQEQEPTLTRNFTVRTVAGSTQEKTLAGVDARIAGVANDQNWSGLDGVTRVNSLVQLPRFSEERAIG comes from the exons atggGGAACTGCGTGGCGAGGAGCGGGACGGCGGTGGATGCGGGTGGTGATGGAGGGGAGGATGGgaagaggcggaggaggaggtggaaggcGCCGCGGGAAGATCAGCTCGGGATGGTGCCCGGCCGGATCTTCTCCAACGACGGCCGCAGCCGGACGGCGACGGTGTACACGCAGCAAGGGCGCAAGGGGATCAACCAGGACGCCATGCTCGTCTGGGAT GGgttcggcggcgaggacgacggcgtgCTGTGCGGGGTGTTCGACGGGCACGGGCCGCACGGGCACGTGGTGGCGCGGAGGGTCCGCGACTCGCTGCCGCTGAGGCTCATGTCCGCGGCGCGCGACAGCGGGGCGGACATGCCGGCCGCCGCATGGAGGAAGGCCTTCGCGCGCGCCTACAAGGCCATGGACAAGGACCTCCGGTCGCACCCTTCCCTCGATTGCTTCTGCAGCGGAAGCACTGCCGTCACCGTCCTCAAGCTC GGCTCGGATCTCTACATGGCCAACATTGGGGACTCGCGCGCCGTGCTCGGCTCCAGggaggccaccggcggcggcatggtCGCCGTGCAGCTCACCGTTGATCTCAAGCCGGATGTCCCCA GCGAAGCGGAGAGGATCAAGAAGTGCAGGGGCAGGGTGTTCGCGCTGCAGGACGAGCCGGAGGTGCCAAGGGTCTGGCTGCCGTTCGACGACGCGCCGGGCCTCGCGATGGCGCGAGCGTTCGGGGACTTCTGCCTGAAAGATTACGGGGTCATCTCGGTGCCGGAATTCTTCCACTGGTCTCTCACAGAAAAGGACCAGTTCGTCATTCTTGCATCGGATGGG GTATGGGATGTCCTCAGCAATCAAGAGGCTGTTGATATAGTGTCCGCGTCCCCAAGCAGATCAAAGGCTGCAAAATCCCTTGTTGAGGCAGCCACTCGTGAATGGAAAACCAAATATCCAACATCCAAAATCGATGATTGCGCGGTTGTTTGCTTATATTTGGATGGAAAAATGGACCATGAGCGTGACTCAACTGCCTCATTGGACAACATCAGTATTGAAGAGGGTTCAGTTGCAGATCCTAATGAACCTCAGGAGCAGGAGCCCACCTTAACTCGGAATTTCACAGTTAGGACAGTTGCAGGCAGCACGCAAGAGAAGACCTTAGCAGGGGTGGATGCGAGGATTGCTGGTGTAGCGAACGACCAAAATTGGTCAGGTCTCGATGGAGTGACACGGGTAAACTCACTTGTTCAGCTTCCTAGGTTTTCTGAAGAGAGGGCAATTGGCTGA